A stretch of [Clostridium] innocuum DNA encodes these proteins:
- a CDS encoding alanine:cation symporter family protein, translating into MDAGYDKKKGSECVNFIQELLGNLNTFLYSNILIILLVAAGLYFSIRTGFVQFRMLGEALRLLGEKAHHHDGVSSFQALMISTASRVGTGNIAGVATALAAGGAGSIFWMWVIALIGGASAFVESTLAQIYKERDGDQFRGGPAYYIEKALHKRWLGILFAVLLIACFIFGFNGLQAYNVSSALEYYVTDTQTASMLVGLVLAGATAAVIFGGVHRIGIISSTIVPIMAVLYILLGLYITIANISGLPAIFAQIFQEAFDLQAIFGGFAGSCVMYGIKRGLFSNEAGMGSAPNAGATADVSHPVKQGLVQTISVFIDTILICSTTAFMLLNFGIRDGLTGMPYVQTAVSAEVGTWGIHFITISIILFAFSSLIGNYCYAESNLKFIINDKKALLVFRLLTVAVIFFGAQADFSTIWDLADVLMGFMAIENILVILLLGNVAFLALKDYTKQKKQGKDPLFEPQKLGIRHAECWEGIDEEYKES; encoded by the coding sequence ATGGATGCGGGGTACGATAAGAAGAAAGGAAGTGAATGCGTGAATTTCATTCAGGAACTATTAGGAAATCTAAACACATTTTTATACAGTAATATATTGATCATTCTGCTGGTCGCAGCAGGACTGTATTTCAGTATACGGACAGGCTTTGTACAGTTTCGCATGCTGGGGGAGGCACTTCGTCTGCTTGGGGAGAAGGCACATCACCATGACGGTGTATCCTCTTTTCAGGCACTTATGATATCAACGGCCTCCCGTGTAGGAACCGGTAATATCGCCGGTGTCGCAACCGCTCTAGCTGCAGGAGGAGCAGGCTCTATCTTCTGGATGTGGGTGATTGCACTCATTGGAGGTGCCAGTGCCTTTGTGGAATCCACGCTGGCACAGATCTACAAGGAGCGTGATGGTGATCAGTTTCGCGGAGGTCCTGCATATTATATAGAGAAGGCATTGCATAAGAGATGGCTCGGTATTCTGTTTGCGGTATTGCTGATTGCCTGCTTCATCTTCGGTTTTAACGGATTGCAGGCATATAATGTAAGCAGTGCTCTGGAGTATTATGTAACGGATACACAGACTGCCTCTATGCTGGTAGGTCTTGTTCTTGCGGGTGCTACCGCAGCGGTCATCTTCGGAGGTGTTCATCGCATCGGTATCATCAGCTCTACGATTGTTCCCATCATGGCAGTGTTGTATATTCTGCTGGGACTTTACATAACGATAGCCAATATCAGCGGACTGCCGGCAATATTTGCACAGATATTTCAGGAAGCCTTTGATCTGCAGGCTATCTTCGGAGGCTTTGCAGGCTCCTGTGTTATGTATGGCATCAAGCGCGGACTGTTTTCCAATGAAGCGGGTATGGGGTCTGCACCAAATGCCGGAGCAACAGCAGATGTGTCCCATCCGGTTAAACAGGGGCTTGTACAGACAATATCCGTTTTTATAGATACGATCCTCATCTGCTCGACAACAGCGTTCATGCTGCTGAATTTCGGTATTCGGGACGGACTGACGGGAATGCCGTATGTGCAGACAGCGGTTTCCGCAGAGGTAGGAACCTGGGGTATTCATTTCATAACGATTTCCATTATCCTGTTTGCCTTTTCCTCCCTGATTGGCAATTACTGCTATGCGGAAAGCAATTTGAAATTTATCATCAACGATAAGAAGGCACTTCTTGTATTCCGATTGCTTACGGTTGCCGTAATCTTTTTCGGGGCACAGGCGGATTTTTCCACCATATGGGATTTGGCCGATGTTTTGATGGGCTTTATGGCGATAGAAAACATCCTGGTGATTCTTCTGCTGGGCAATGTTGCTTTCCTTGCTTTGAAGGATTACACGAAGCAGAAAAAGCAGGGGAAGGACCCGTTGTTTGAACCGCAAAAGCTGGGAATCCGGCATGCGGAATGCTGGGAGGGCATCGACGAGGAATATAAAGAATCCTGA